Within Pseudomonas tructae, the genomic segment AAGCAGAACGCGAGTACGGCGCACGGGCCGGCAGCAGCGGCCCGTTTCCCTTCCCGCTGGACCCCAACGCCGAGTACGAAATCAGCCAGCACGCCAATGTCTACGGCCCCAAGGATGGCTTCAGCTTCACCGCGCCAGTGGGCAGCTACCCGGCCAATGCCTTTGGCGTCTACGACATGCATGGCAACGTCTACGAATGGGTCGCCGACTGTACTCACGACGACTACGTTGGCGCCCCCAGCGATGGCAGCGCCTGGAAACACGCCGGCTGTGAACTGGTGCAGATCCGCGGCAACGACTGGGGCGAAGCACCGATCTTCTCGCGTTCGGGCAACCGCAACAACAATCTGCCGGACAACCGCGGTGACTGGATCGGCTTTCGGGTAGCGCGCGAACTCTAAGCATGCAAAAGCGGTAAATTCTCAGTTCCAAGGCTCGTTCTATCGGTGTACTTGCGCAGGATCCGGGGCGCCCTTTACCGGCGCCCCCACTCGACCACCCAAGGAACCGCACCCATGAGCCAGACCCAATTCTCCGGAAAAATCCACGACCTGATCGGCGTGGGCTTCGGCCCTTCCAACCTGGCCCTGGCCATTGCTCTGGAAGAACTTGCCGAAACCAACGGCCACGCCCTCGATGCCCTGTTCATCGACAAACAGACCGACTACCGCTGGCACGGCAACACCCTGGCGACCCAGAGCGAACTGCAGATTTCCTTCCTCAAGGACCTGGTCTCGCTGCGCAACCCCACCAGCCCCTACAGCTTCGTCAACTACCTGCACCAGAAACAACGCCTGGTCGACTTCATCAACCTGGGCACCTTCTACCCCTGCCGCCTGGAGTACAACGACTACCTGCGCTGGGCCGCAGACCATTTCGCCACCCAGGCGGTGTATGGCGAGGAAGTGCTGCGGGTGGAACCTGAGCTGGTGGATGGCCGGGTCGATCACCTGCGCCTGATCTCCCGTGACCAGCACGGCCAGGAGCACCTGCGCCGGGCGCGCTCGGTGGTGGTCGGCAGCGGCGGCACGCCGAAGATTCCCGCCGCGTTCGCCTCGTTCAAGGGTGACCCTCGGGTGTTCCACCACTCTGCGTACCTGAACAGCCTTGCGCAACTGCCGTGCGCCAAGGGCGAGCCAATGCGCATCGCCATCGTCGGCTCCGGGCAAAGCGCGGCCGAAGCCTTCATCGACCTCAACGACAGCTACCCGTCGGTCAAGGTCGACATGATCCTGCGCGCCTCGGCCCTGAAACCGGCCGATGACAGCCCGTTCGTCAACGAAGTGTTCGCCCCCGACTACACGGACCTGGTGTTCAACCAGCCGCAAAGCGAGCGCGCCAAGTTGATCGAGGAGTATCACAACACCAACTACTCAGTGGTGGACATCGACCTGCTCGAGCGTATCTACGGCATCCTCTATCGGCAGAAAGTCGCGCACCAGTTCCGTCATTCGGTCCTCTGCCGTCGCCAGATCGAAGCGGTGGCCAGCACCACCGAAGGCATCGAACTGACCCTGCGCGACCTGGCCACCGATGTCGAACAGACCCATCGCTACGATGCGGTGATTCTCGCCACCGGCTATGAGCGCCGCTCCCACCGCGAGCTGCTGGCGCCGCTGCAAGAGCATTTGCAGGACTTCGAGGTCGACCGCAACTACCGCGCCCTGAGCACCCCGCAGCTCAATGCCGCCGTTTACCTGCAAGGCTTCTGTGAAAACTCTCATGGTTTGAGCGACACCCTGTTGTCGGTACTGCCGGTGCGCGCCGCGGAGATCGGCCAGTCGCTGTATCAGACCCTGGGCAAGCACGCCAGCCAACCGCGTGAGGCTGTCGTCCTCACCAGCGCCTGAGCAGGACCTCTCGATGACCAAGCAACCACGCGGGGCGCTGCGCGAGCTGTTCGCCCTGCTCAAACCCTTCTGGCCAATCGTGACCCTGTCGATTGTCCTTGGCATGGTCGGCGGCCTGAGCGTCACCGCGCTGCTGGCCACGATCAACAGTGGCCTGCACAGCGAAGGCGGCCTGACCCAGCAGGTGGTCCTGGCCTTCGCCGGGCTGTGCGCCCTGGCGTTGCTGAGCACGATCTGCTCTGACATCGGTACCAACCATGTCGGCCAGCACATCATCGCCAAGCTGCGCAAAGAGCTGGGCGAGAAAGTGCTGTCGGCACCTATCGAGCAGATCGAGCGCTACCGCAGCCACCGCTTGATCCCGGTCCTGACCCATGACGTCGACACCATCAGCGATTTCGCCTTCGCCTTCGCGCCCTTGGCCATTTCACTGACCGTGACCCTGGGTTGCCTGGGTTACCTGGCCATGCTGTCCTGGCCGATGTTTCTGATGATGCTGGTGGCTATTG encodes:
- a CDS encoding lysine N(6)-hydroxylase/L-ornithine N(5)-oxygenase family protein; this translates as MSQTQFSGKIHDLIGVGFGPSNLALAIALEELAETNGHALDALFIDKQTDYRWHGNTLATQSELQISFLKDLVSLRNPTSPYSFVNYLHQKQRLVDFINLGTFYPCRLEYNDYLRWAADHFATQAVYGEEVLRVEPELVDGRVDHLRLISRDQHGQEHLRRARSVVVGSGGTPKIPAAFASFKGDPRVFHHSAYLNSLAQLPCAKGEPMRIAIVGSGQSAAEAFIDLNDSYPSVKVDMILRASALKPADDSPFVNEVFAPDYTDLVFNQPQSERAKLIEEYHNTNYSVVDIDLLERIYGILYRQKVAHQFRHSVLCRRQIEAVASTTEGIELTLRDLATDVEQTHRYDAVILATGYERRSHRELLAPLQEHLQDFEVDRNYRALSTPQLNAAVYLQGFCENSHGLSDTLLSVLPVRAAEIGQSLYQTLGKHASQPREAVVLTSA